One genomic segment of Caldimonas brevitalea includes these proteins:
- a CDS encoding LysR family transcriptional regulator: protein MNDRLNGIHVFVASVEAGSFSLAADRLHLTRSAVAKTIARMEERLGTRLFHRTTRSQSLTEHGQAFYERCVRALGELEAAEAELDSGRREPSGRLRVSAPVLFGRHCVAPLLLPLAARHPKLEIEMSFNDRVVDLVEEGFDLGVRIGPLADSTTLASRLLGVQRMGICASPAYLARHGRPTGVDDLSAHTGILYSRPGGDKPWRIEDEQGRLREIRVQARVRLDDLQAIADAAVAGVGLTWLPCWMMAPYLRSGQLELVFDSRRVLSAEVQAVWPRSRYLSAKTRLAIDTLVEHIPQRLSPAPGSDVLTCIDK, encoded by the coding sequence ATGAACGACCGATTGAATGGCATCCACGTGTTCGTCGCGAGCGTCGAGGCCGGCAGCTTTTCGCTCGCGGCCGACCGTTTGCACCTGACCCGCTCCGCGGTGGCGAAGACCATCGCCCGCATGGAGGAGCGGCTCGGCACCCGCTTGTTTCACCGCACCACCCGTTCGCAAAGCCTGACCGAGCACGGCCAAGCCTTCTACGAACGCTGCGTGCGCGCGCTCGGCGAGCTGGAAGCCGCCGAGGCGGAGCTGGACTCCGGGCGGCGCGAGCCGAGCGGGCGGCTGCGCGTCAGCGCGCCGGTGCTGTTCGGACGCCACTGTGTGGCGCCCTTGCTGCTGCCCTTGGCGGCCCGCCATCCCAAGCTCGAAATCGAGATGTCGTTCAACGACCGGGTGGTCGACCTGGTCGAGGAAGGCTTCGACCTGGGCGTGCGCATCGGCCCGCTGGCCGACAGCACCACCCTCGCCTCGCGCCTGCTGGGCGTGCAACGCATGGGCATTTGCGCGTCGCCGGCCTACCTGGCCCGCCATGGCCGCCCTACCGGTGTCGACGACTTGTCGGCCCACACGGGCATCCTCTACAGCCGCCCCGGCGGCGACAAGCCGTGGCGGATCGAGGACGAACAAGGCCGCCTGCGAGAGATCCGGGTGCAGGCCCGGGTGCGGCTCGACGACCTGCAGGCGATCGCCGATGCCGCGGTGGCCGGCGTCGGTCTGACCTGGCTGCCCTGTTGGATGATGGCTCCCTACCTGCGCAGCGGCCAGCTGGAGCTGGTGTTCGACAGCCGGCGCGTGCTGTCAGCTGAGGTGCAGGCGGTCTGGCCACGCAGCCGGTACCTGTCGGCCAAGACCCGTTTGGCCATCGACACGCTGGTCGAACACATCCCCCAACGGCTCAGCCCCGCGCCGGGTTCTGATGTATTGACCTGTATAGACAAGTAG
- a CDS encoding zinc-dependent alcohol dehydrogenase family protein: MKAYRTGTGAEAGLQWVDLAPRALGAHEVRVRMQAVSLNYRDVMVASGHYPVAVGQPILASDGAGEVVEVGSEVSRFRVGDRVVTTFFQDWASGPQPARAELTALGAAIDGVLAEEVVLGEQGLLPVPAHFNARQAATLPVAGVTAWTSLFVHGGARPGDTVLLLGTGGVSIWALQLAKAAGLRVIITSSSDDKLAQARALGADRTVNYRRHPEWQDEVLKLTDGLGADLTVEVGGAGTLPRSIAATRVGGTIALVGVLTGMGESINPLPLLIGAKRLQGVLVGSREHQEQLQRFVATSGLAPVIDRVFPFAQAPEALAYLKSGQHFGKVLIEIG; this comes from the coding sequence ATGAAGGCTTATCGCACAGGGACCGGCGCCGAAGCCGGCTTGCAGTGGGTCGACCTGGCCCCCCGGGCGCTTGGTGCACACGAGGTGCGCGTGCGCATGCAGGCGGTGTCGCTCAACTACCGTGACGTGATGGTGGCCTCGGGCCACTACCCGGTGGCGGTCGGGCAACCCATCCTCGCGTCGGACGGTGCCGGCGAGGTCGTGGAAGTGGGGTCCGAAGTCAGCCGCTTTCGGGTCGGCGACCGCGTCGTGACCACCTTCTTCCAGGACTGGGCCTCCGGCCCGCAGCCGGCACGCGCCGAACTCACCGCGTTGGGCGCCGCCATCGATGGTGTGCTGGCCGAGGAGGTGGTGCTCGGCGAGCAGGGGCTGCTGCCGGTGCCCGCACATTTCAACGCCCGCCAGGCCGCCACGCTGCCGGTGGCCGGGGTCACCGCCTGGACCTCGCTGTTCGTCCATGGCGGGGCGCGGCCCGGTGACACCGTGCTGTTGCTGGGCACCGGTGGCGTGTCGATCTGGGCACTGCAACTGGCCAAGGCGGCCGGGCTGCGGGTCATCATCACATCGTCCAGCGACGACAAGCTGGCGCAGGCCCGCGCGCTGGGGGCCGACCGGACGGTCAATTACCGGCGCCACCCGGAGTGGCAGGACGAGGTGCTGAAGCTGACCGATGGCCTCGGCGCTGACCTCACCGTCGAGGTGGGCGGGGCCGGCACGCTGCCGCGCTCGATCGCGGCCACCCGGGTCGGCGGCACCATCGCGCTGGTGGGCGTGTTGACCGGCATGGGCGAGAGCATCAACCCCTTGCCCTTGCTGATCGGCGCGAAGCGGCTGCAAGGTGTGCTGGTGGGCAGCCGCGAGCACCAGGAGCAGCTGCAGCGTTTCGTGGCGACCTCGGGTCTGGCGCCGGTGATCGACCGGGTGTTTCCGTTCGCGCAGGCCCCCGAGGCTCTGGCCTACCTGAAGTCAGGCCAGCACTTCGGCAAGGTGCTGATCGAGATCGGCTAA
- the nadC gene encoding carboxylating nicotinate-nucleotide diphosphorylase, translating to MFDSNETLEQARERNIRDALMEDIGRRDWTAELVPAGQRVKARVLVREDAVLCGRDWFDGCVRALDPQARVDWHYDEGARMAADTLVCHIESDARALLSAERPALNFLQLLSATATLTHQHVDAIAGASPNPRGCAILDTRKTLPGLRLAQKYAVRVGGGQNQRLALYHGILIKENHIAAAGGVTQALRNAQALDAGVDIQVEVETLEQLAEALAAGARSVLLDNFSLEQMREAVALNQGRALLEVSGSVRLDQVRAIAETGVDRISIGRLTKDVKAVDYSMRVLERL from the coding sequence ATGTTCGATTCCAACGAAACCCTGGAACAGGCGCGCGAGCGCAACATCCGCGACGCCCTGATGGAAGACATCGGGCGGCGCGACTGGACGGCCGAGCTGGTGCCCGCCGGCCAGCGTGTCAAGGCGCGCGTGCTGGTGCGCGAAGACGCGGTGCTGTGCGGGCGCGACTGGTTCGATGGCTGCGTGCGGGCGCTCGACCCCCAGGCGCGCGTCGACTGGCACTACGACGAAGGCGCCCGGATGGCCGCCGACACGCTGGTCTGCCACATCGAATCCGACGCCCGCGCGCTGCTGTCGGCCGAACGCCCGGCCCTCAACTTCCTGCAGCTGCTGTCGGCCACCGCGACACTGACGCACCAGCATGTCGACGCCATCGCCGGCGCCTCGCCCAACCCGCGCGGCTGCGCCATCCTCGACACACGCAAGACGCTGCCCGGCCTGCGACTGGCACAGAAATACGCGGTGCGGGTGGGCGGCGGGCAGAACCAGCGGCTGGCGCTCTACCACGGCATCCTGATCAAGGAAAACCACATCGCCGCCGCCGGGGGCGTGACGCAGGCGCTGCGCAATGCGCAGGCGCTCGACGCCGGTGTCGACATCCAGGTCGAAGTCGAAACCCTGGAGCAACTGGCCGAGGCGCTGGCGGCCGGCGCCCGCAGCGTGCTGCTCGACAACTTCTCGCTCGAACAGATGCGCGAGGCGGTGGCGCTCAACCAGGGCCGCGCGCTGCTCGAGGTCTCGGGCAGCGTCCGACTGGACCAGGTGCGGGCCATCGCCGAGACCGGCGTCGACCGCATCTCGATCGGCCGGCTGACCAAGGACGTGAAGGCGGTCGACTACTCGATGCGGGTGCTCGAACGGCTCTGA
- the nadA gene encoding quinolinate synthase NadA has product MNQVIFDYTRQDASGASCTAHAWAKVPEPLTGDQKEQWKERAKALLKQHDAVLVAHYYVDGDLQDLALETGGCVADSLEMARFGRDHPSKTLVVAGVRFMGESAKILSPDKRVLMPDLDATCSLDLGCPPEDFAAFCDAHPDRKVVVYANTSAAVKARADWMVTSSCALAIVQHLKDQGEKILWAPDRHLGRYIQEQTGADMLMWNGACIVHDEFKGVELELLRQEHPGAKVLVHPESPRSVVALADVVGSTSQLLNAVVQSEAQTFIVATDNGILHRMRQLAPHKTLIEAPTAGNSATCKSCAHCPWMAMNALQGVVGCLEHGSGEITVPEPVRSEALGCIQRMLDFVARNPASIARPAQGFVPNVGAA; this is encoded by the coding sequence ATGAACCAAGTGATCTTCGACTACACGCGCCAGGACGCCAGTGGCGCGAGTTGCACCGCCCACGCCTGGGCCAAGGTGCCCGAACCCCTGACCGGCGACCAGAAAGAGCAGTGGAAAGAGCGCGCCAAGGCGCTGCTCAAGCAACACGATGCGGTGCTGGTGGCGCACTACTACGTCGACGGTGACCTGCAGGACCTCGCGCTCGAGACCGGCGGCTGCGTGGCCGACTCGCTCGAGATGGCGCGTTTCGGCCGCGACCACCCCAGCAAGACGCTGGTCGTCGCCGGCGTGCGCTTCATGGGCGAATCGGCCAAGATCTTGTCGCCCGACAAGCGTGTGCTGATGCCCGACCTCGACGCCACCTGCTCGCTCGACCTGGGCTGCCCGCCGGAAGACTTCGCGGCCTTCTGCGACGCCCACCCCGACCGCAAGGTGGTGGTGTATGCCAACACCAGTGCCGCCGTGAAGGCGCGCGCCGACTGGATGGTGACCAGCTCTTGCGCGCTGGCCATCGTGCAGCACCTGAAAGACCAGGGCGAGAAGATCCTGTGGGCGCCCGACCGTCACCTGGGCCGCTACATCCAGGAGCAGACCGGCGCCGACATGCTGATGTGGAACGGCGCCTGCATCGTGCACGACGAATTCAAGGGCGTGGAGCTCGAGTTGCTGCGCCAGGAACACCCGGGCGCCAAGGTGCTGGTGCACCCCGAGTCGCCGCGCAGTGTGGTAGCGCTGGCCGACGTGGTCGGCTCGACCTCGCAATTGCTCAACGCGGTGGTGCAGTCCGAGGCGCAGACCTTCATCGTCGCGACCGACAACGGCATCCTGCACCGCATGCGCCAGTTGGCGCCGCACAAGACGCTGATCGAGGCCCCGACGGCCGGCAACAGCGCGACCTGCAAGAGCTGCGCGCACTGCCCCTGGATGGCGATGAACGCGCTGCAGGGTGTGGTGGGCTGCCTCGAACACGGCAGCGGCGAGATCACCGTGCCGGAGCCGGTGCGCAGCGAGGCGCTCGGCTGCATCCAACGCATGCTCGATTTCGTCGCCCGCAACCCGGCCAGCATCGCGCGGCCGGCGCAGGGGTTCGTTCCCAACGTCGGCGCTGCCTGA
- a CDS encoding roadblock/LC7 domain-containing protein — MLTSLFGDLGAPAHPPRRVRRPSPEGSDFAATAILESVATEVNDRGQMVDKHTRDLFVVGSPAEAIRQHLVATRSDLGVASRQITLFDPARLWAGSVIKALSDASGQPIERLHLRHQTTLATIAQIERTSLPRRVDEPLKIYHTDVRQLSAEALAVPIALMESSHLTAVVVTPASAHELDDMLGMLHAATKDVHWRCPNLLFMLCAQTGHLAARIAEMRWPNRLNVQVTNEPMTSASGVWNSVLSTWNRVKTRSQWDQSKPAPALGVSEFPIKVAELGMPIIGTVKAVDAAAAVAPVAVQVDTLHNAPDATRVARTLSQLMQVEGVLGCCIADMTTGLLLGSEVAPDVESLHLELAAASQTEVMKAHRRAARDMGCGERVDEIFVTHGRRHLVLRTVTAHPELFVLAVLDKQRVNLALARYKIMDAEKALG; from the coding sequence ATGCTGACTTCCCTTTTCGGCGACCTCGGGGCCCCGGCCCATCCGCCCCGCCGCGTCCGCCGCCCCTCCCCGGAAGGCAGCGACTTTGCCGCCACCGCCATCCTCGAAAGTGTCGCGACCGAGGTCAACGACCGCGGCCAGATGGTCGACAAACACACACGCGACCTGTTCGTCGTCGGCTCGCCGGCCGAGGCCATACGCCAGCACCTGGTCGCCACGCGTTCCGACCTCGGCGTCGCCAGCCGGCAGATCACGTTGTTCGACCCGGCCCGCTTGTGGGCCGGCAGCGTGATCAAGGCCTTGTCGGACGCCTCGGGCCAGCCGATCGAGCGTTTGCACCTGCGCCACCAGACCACCCTCGCGACGATCGCCCAGATCGAACGCACCTCGCTGCCGCGCCGCGTCGACGAACCGCTGAAGATCTACCACACCGACGTGCGGCAGCTCAGCGCCGAGGCGCTGGCGGTGCCGATCGCGTTGATGGAGAGCAGCCACCTGACCGCGGTGGTGGTCACCCCCGCGTCGGCCCACGAGCTGGACGACATGCTGGGCATGCTGCACGCAGCCACCAAGGACGTGCACTGGCGCTGCCCCAACCTGCTGTTCATGCTGTGCGCCCAAACCGGTCACCTGGCAGCCCGTATCGCCGAAATGCGCTGGCCGAACCGGCTCAACGTGCAGGTCACGAACGAGCCGATGACCAGCGCCTCGGGTGTCTGGAACAGCGTGTTGAGCACCTGGAACCGGGTCAAGACCCGCTCCCAGTGGGACCAAAGCAAACCGGCGCCCGCGCTGGGCGTGTCCGAGTTCCCGATCAAGGTGGCCGAGCTGGGCATGCCCATCATCGGCACCGTGAAGGCAGTCGACGCCGCGGCGGCTGTTGCCCCTGTTGCAGTGCAGGTCGACACACTGCACAACGCGCCCGATGCCACGCGTGTCGCCCGCACGCTGTCGCAGCTGATGCAGGTGGAAGGTGTGCTCGGCTGCTGCATCGCAGACATGACCACCGGGCTGTTGCTGGGCAGCGAAGTGGCGCCCGACGTCGAGTCCCTGCATCTGGAACTGGCGGCCGCCAGCCAGACCGAGGTGATGAAGGCACATCGCCGCGCGGCGCGCGACATGGGCTGCGGCGAGCGCGTCGACGAGATTTTCGTCACGCACGGGCGGCGCCACCTGGTGCTGCGCACGGTCACGGCCCACCCGGAACTGTTCGTGCTCGCGGTGCTCGACAAGCAGCGTGTCAACCTCGCGCTGGCCCGCTACAAGATCATGGACGCCGAAAAGGCGCTCGGCTGA
- a CDS encoding AraC family transcriptional regulator, with amino-acid sequence MPNPPRSRATGARAVATVGPLTPHLYVPTAARPVRGKAHLMRADTEVVPHAHAWGQLTFSATGVLRLGTPHSTYIVPPTRAVWVPPGVEHTVTVLEDADMRTVYVYAPEGTAGIAAAAGRDAEWQHCRVLEVSPLLRALVLELDTTPDDQAPPQPDPDEARRQQHLGALLLDELRRARPVRLGVDLPTDKRLRALCAAVLEDPTRHESLDAWAQDVGASVRTVARLFRQELGTTFVQWRQQVLLAKALSMAARKVPMSHIAAELGYASASAFSAMVRRSVGAPPSRFFGQADIRPGPSETQDELSPS; translated from the coding sequence ATGCCAAACCCGCCCCGCTCCCGCGCCACCGGCGCCCGCGCCGTTGCCACGGTGGGGCCCCTGACCCCACATCTTTACGTGCCGACCGCCGCACGCCCTGTGCGCGGCAAGGCCCACCTGATGCGCGCCGACACCGAAGTGGTTCCGCACGCGCACGCCTGGGGCCAGTTGACCTTCTCGGCCACCGGCGTGCTGCGCCTCGGCACACCGCACAGCACCTATATCGTGCCGCCGACCCGCGCGGTGTGGGTGCCACCCGGCGTCGAGCACACCGTGACCGTGCTGGAAGATGCCGACATGCGCACCGTCTACGTCTACGCGCCGGAGGGCACTGCCGGCATCGCCGCTGCGGCCGGGCGCGACGCCGAGTGGCAGCATTGCCGCGTGCTCGAGGTGTCGCCGCTGCTGCGCGCGCTGGTGCTGGAACTCGACACCACCCCCGACGATCAGGCGCCGCCCCAGCCCGACCCGGACGAAGCTCGACGCCAACAGCACCTCGGCGCCTTGCTGCTGGACGAATTGCGGCGCGCCCGCCCGGTGCGGCTCGGCGTGGACCTGCCGACCGACAAGCGGCTGCGGGCCTTGTGCGCTGCGGTGCTGGAGGACCCCACGCGCCACGAGAGCCTGGACGCGTGGGCGCAGGACGTCGGCGCCAGCGTGCGCACCGTCGCCCGCTTGTTCCGGCAGGAACTCGGGACGACGTTTGTGCAATGGCGGCAGCAGGTCTTGCTCGCCAAGGCCTTGTCGATGGCCGCCCGCAAAGTGCCGATGAGCCATATCGCGGCGGAGCTGGGCTATGCGAGCGCCAGCGCCTTCAGCGCGATGGTGCGCCGCTCGGTGGGGGCGCCACCGAGCCGGTTTTTCGGGCAGGCGGACATCCGGCCGGGCCCGTCCGAAACACAGGACGAGCTGTCCCCGTCCTGA